The genomic segment CAGTTTCCGAACTATGGAAGAGGCGTTGGATAAAATCGGTTTTGCGTTGCCGGATGTGGTGCTTTCCGACATTGCTTTGCCGGGGATGAATGGCATCAAAGGCGTCAAGCTACTCAAAGAACGTTACCCGGATTTGTTAATCCTGATGATTACCATTTATGACGATGATGAACGGGTGTTTGATGCGATTTGCGCGGGAGCTTGCGGCTATCTGCTCAAGAAAACGCCGCCGGGAAAATTGATTGAAAGCATACGCGAAGCGGTTGACGGCGGTGCGCCGATGACCCCGGAAATCGCGCTTCGAGTGATTAAATTATTTCGCGAAATTCGCCCGCCTGAACGCGCCAATTATGAACTCACGCCGCATGAAACCCGACTCTTGAAATTATTTGTCGAAGGTCACAATTACAAAACCGCGGCGCGAGAATTGGGAGTTTCGATTAATACGATTAATTTTCATGTGCGCAATGTCTACGCCAAATTACAGGTTCATTCGCGTTCGGAAGCCGTCGCCAAAGCGTTGCGCGACCGGTTGATTTAAATAAGCGCAAAAATGGCAAACGGCGAAAGGTTACAGAGTGCCTGACCTTTCGCCGTTTTATTTTGCTTATCAAAATCCTGTTTATGCCGGATTGTTTTCGTAATCATAGAGCATCAGCGGTGCTTTACCGAGCAAGCGAATGTAGGTGTAAAGCTGACCACGATGATGCCAGTGCTCATCATAAGCGAAGGCAAAATACTGCCACGCCGGAAAACTTCCATAGGGCGCATCAATCAGGCGTGATAACTCTTCATCGGTGATGGCATTGACCGTTTCATTGGCGATTTTGTGACAGTTGCTGGCGTAATCCTGCAATTTGGCAACGGTGGTTAAACCGGCAAGCGCGGCTTTGGCGGATTCCTTTTCGGGATTAGCCGCGGCTTCGGCTTCGGTGGGAATTTTCCCCGAACGAACACATTCACCAACGAGTTTTTCAAAGCTGTAAATGTGATAGACCAATTCGCGAATCGAACGCATTTCGGGTTGCGGGCGAAAGTCCAAGTCCTGGTCACTGAGTTGTCCGATGGCGCGTAGTGTGACGCCATGAACCATATCGAAATATTGTCTTTGTCCAAGCAATGCTTGTTTGTTCATTAGCTATTCTCCTTCGGTTTGATTTGTACGAAAGACAATTTAACAGAGGCGAGTGACAACCTTATGTCAGCATCTTTTTTGCCCGGAGATTTTTTTTGAGAATTTTTTCGGCTTCGTCAATGACGCGAAACCTGAGCGATTCAGGTTCTAAAATTTGTACCTGTGCGCCCCAACTCATTAACCAATTCCAGACTTCGTTTTCATGGTGAACTCTGAGAGTTACCAATAAACCTTCAGCGGTGCTTTGCATCTCATCGACGTAATACGAGCGCCACTCGCGAACCCAGTTTTCAATCGCTTTATCGAACAGGGCGCGAATGATGATTTGTCGTTCATCGCGTTCGATTTGTTCAAGGGTAAAATCCGCCGGACGGATAAAGGTTTTATCGAGCAAGGTGAGCGATTCGATTCTATCCAAACGAAAATTGCGAAACGCCTGCCGCAGGTGGCAATGGGCGACCAGATACCAGTTGCCTGTGTAATGCACCAACCCATAAGGGTCAACCTCGCGTGAAGATTGTTCAGGCGAATATCGCCCATTATAAACGATGTGGGTGGTTCGGGATTCGATAATGGCGCGGCGCAATTTCCTTAAATTATCGTTTTCTTCGTGATTGACGCCCATTGGCACAAGTTCGATGCTGTTTTGTAAAAAGCGCACCTCTTCGCGGCGTTTGGTTGAAAGCACCGTTTCAATTTTGCGGCTTGCGGATTGGGCGGCGGTTTTGTATTGCGAATCGAAATGGTCGGCGACGAAATGGCTGCCCAGAATTAACATGGTGGCTTCATCGGTTGAAAAACTGAGTGGCGGCAAAAAATAACCTTCCATCAAAGCGTAGCCTTGACCGGGAAGCGAAATCACCGGGACGCCGGTTTCGCAAAGCGCCTGAATATCGCGATAGACGGTGCGTTTGGTGATTGAAAATTTTTCGGCTAAATCTTCGGCGCGGCGAATGCCACCGCGTTGCAGTTCAAAAACCAGGGCGAGCAATCGGTCTGTACGATTCATAGGCTGTCATTATCTTTATTGTCAATTGCGTCCGTCAATTCATCTTGCAAAGGCGATAAGTATACGGACGAATGTAACCTCAACGTTTGTTCGGCTGGTTTGACTCGATTCCACCAACTGTTTTTTTCATGCAGATTGGTCGGGGAAATCATGGCGCTACTGATCAAGGATGGCTTCACGCCGCGTCCGCTGAGAAATTCACCTTGAAAATCAGCTCAAGCTTTTCCGCAAGCTGCCCGCCCGTTCGGCAATTGGTTTTTTAAGCGAACCTGGAAAGATTAAGGCTCAGACTTTTATGGAGATTGTACAGAATTCGAGGCAATTGTTATGCTGTACGCGCTTTGGGGGGGAATCGCTTGCAGGGCACGCAGGTTCTGAAACTGGCTTTGTAAATATCGCTATTTCATAGGCTGTTTTGAATCACCCCGGAGGGTATCTTTTTCAAGTGTGTTGACTGACTGGTGATGGGCAAAGGGAAAATGACCAACCGCTTTTATATTGCTCTAACAGGATTCATTTTATCGGGGTGGGTTTGCTCATATGCCCTTTCACAAAGTGTCAAATTTTCGACGTTAAACACTGGCACCCCGTCAACGGGGACATCGTTACGAGAAAGTCATACGCCTCCCGGCAATAAAAATTCGCCGCGAAGGAGTCAACTCTCCCCTTATCATTTCGATGTGTGGACGACCGACAACGGCTTGCCACAAAATTCGATCAACAGCATTCTGCAAAGTCGCGATGGCTATTTGTGGTTCACAACTTATGACGGACTGGTGCGCTATGATGGCGTGCAGTTTACCGTCTTCAATGCCGGGAATACGCCTGAGTTGAAAAGCAGTCGGTTTAGTCACCTGTTTGAAGACCGTGACGGTTACCTGTGGGTGAATACCGAAGCCAATCAACTCATACGCTACAAAGATGGTGAGTTTGTGACCTTCAGTAAAGAGGACGGGCTGACGGGAACCTTGATTTTGCAAATCCGGCAGGATGAGGGCAGTCCGCTTCTGGTGCATAGCGAAAGCGATGTGGTTTATCTGAAAGATGGAAGATTCTTTGCCCAAGACCCCTCTTCACCTCGATTGTATAACGATTTTGGCTACCCGGTTCGCTCAGGAGCGGTCTGGCATCTCGATGAAACCGGATTGCATCGCCTTGAACAGGGGCGCGTCACTGCCCATGCATGGATAAGTGGACTGACGTCGCGCGACATCAAAGTGGTCTTTGAAGACCGTCAAGGAGTTTTGTGGGTTGGCGCGTCGCGAGGCTTATTATTGCGATTCAAAGATGGCGCTTTCAATTATTATTCGCAAAAAGATGGGTTACCCGATAATCGCATCAATGTGCTTTGCGATGACCGGCAGGGGAATCTCTGGATTGGGACTTCAAACGGGGGGGTATATCGCTTCAAAGATAATCAGTTCACCTCCTATACAACGACGAACGGATTGGCAGGTAACGAAATCCTGTCGCTTTATGAAGACCGCGAAGGCATTTTATGGATTGGTTCAACCGGCGGTCTCAGCCGTTTGCGTGACAATATCATTACTTCATACGCCGTTGAAGATGGACTGACAGCAAATAATACTTATCCGATTTGCCTGGACAATGAAGGCACCATCTGGATAGGCACCTGGCCGGGACTGACGAAATATCAAGCCGGGATTTTTACTCGGTGCGGCGAGCAATATGGAGTAGCAAAAGAACTGGTGACCTCACTGATGAGGGATAAAGAAGGAAGCATGTGGATAGGGTGTTGGGGCGGCGGCGCGCGACGTTACCAAGATGGTGTGGTGACTGCCTATATGATGAAGGATGGGCTTCCCGATAATGTCGTGCGGGCAATTCGGCAGGATAAACAGGGAACGATTTGGATAGGCACGCAGAATGGTCTGGCAAAATATCAACAAGGCGCATTCACCATTTACACAACCAAAGACGGGCTTCCCGGAAATACCATCAATGTGATTTATGAAGACCGGGACGGACATTTGTGGATTGGTACGCAAAGCGGCGTTTGCCAGTTGAAAGATGGACAATTTAGTTCATATGCAGGAATTGATGGACTATCCGGTCATATCATCCGGGCGATTTATGAGGATCGTGATGGGGTGTTCTGGTTTGGCACTTATGATGCGGGATTGGTTCGATACAAAGATGGCAACTTCACCAGAATAACCGTGAAAGAAGGTTTATTTAATAACGGGGTATTTCAAATTCTGGAAGACGCCAAAAGTAATTTCTGGATGAGTTGCAATCTGGGAATTTATCGGGTCAATAAAGGCGAATTGAATGATTATGCCGAAGGTCGCGGCAAAACCGTGACGGCGATTCCCTATGGCAAACGCGACGGCATGTTGAATTCCGAATGCAATGGCGGCGGGCAGCCTGCGGGGGTCGCCGCTCTTGATGGTAAATTATGGTTCCCAACTCAAGGAGGCGTCGCTGTGGTTGACCCTGAAGCTGTACCCATTAGCGCGCAACCGCCTTCGGTGATGATCGAGAAATTTCTGGTTGATAACCGGGCGACCAGCTTTCGCCAGTTTGTAGAGATTCCCGCAGATACTGAGAATTTTGAAATTCATTACACCGGTTTGAGTTTCATTATGTCCGAGCGCCTCAAATTCAAATATCAGCTGGAAGGTTGGGATACGGACTGGGTGGATGCGGACACGCGACGGGTAGCTTACTATACACACGTTACCCCCGGACGTTACACCTTTCGAGTGATTGCGGCAAATCGCGACGGCGTTTGGAATTTGCAGGGCGCAAGTGTGCAACTTCACCTCGTCCCGCCATTTTGGAAAACCGGTTGGTTCTATTCATTGGTATTGGTCAGCGCCGCCGGACTAATCTGGTTAAGCATCTGGCTGCGTATCAAACGGCTGGAAAAAGCCCGGTTGGCACAGGAAGCTTTCTCGCAACAACTGATTAAATCACAGGAATCCGAACGGCAGCGCATCGCCGCTGAGTTGCACGATAGTCTTGGGCAACATTTACTGATAATCAAAAATTCGGCATTGCTCGGACTCCATCTGTCGCAACCCGAAGCGCGCGGCAGGGAACAGCTTGATGATATTTCCGCTACCGCTTCACAGGCTATCGAAGAGGTACGCGAAATATCATACAATCTGCGCCCCTATCAACTGGATGATTTGGGGTTGAGCAAAGCGATTGAATCGATCATCGCTAAAGTTGCAGCATCCTGTGAAATCGAAATTATTTCGCAAATCCCATCTCTTGACGGCAGGTTTTTGCCGGAAGCCGAGATTAATCTGTATCGCATCATCCAGGAATGTCTGAACAATATTGTCAAACATTCAGCAGCCACACAGGCAAAAATTATTATTGAAACCAATGGACAGTTGATTGAACTGTTTATTCAGGATAATGGTCGGGGTTTCAATATCGAAAAAAAACTCGGTCAGGAACGCGAAGGGTTCGGGTTGCAAGGCATTGCCGAACGCGCCCGTATGCTTGGCGCAAAACTGGATATTCAATCGACAGTCGGACAGGGAACGACAGTAACCCTGGGTATCGAGGCGAACAATAGGAGATATGGAAAATAACATCCGCATACTGATTGCTGACGATCATCCCATCTTTCGTAAAGGATTGCGCCAGGTGATTGAGATGGAAAGCGGCATGAAGGTCGTAGCCGAAGCCGAAAACGGCAAGCGCGCGCTTGAACAGATTCGTGAAGCGCGCCCGGATGTCGCAGTGCTGGATATTCATATGCCTGAAATGAGCGGGTTTGAATTAGTGCAGGCTTTGCGCGCCCAGGGTCTCGCCGTTGAAATCATTTTTCTCACCATGCATAAAGCCGAAGATATGTTTAATGCGGCGATTGATAATGGGGTGAAAGGCTATGTGCTTAAAGACAGCGCCGTCACGGATATTGTTGGCAGCATCAAAGCGGTCATGCAGGGGCAGCCGTATATCAGTCCGCAGCTTTCGGGGTTTCTGCTCAACCGCAGTGCCAGAGCCGACAGTTTGCGCCGCGAAAAACCGCAACTCGATGACCTGACGCCTGCCGAACGGCGTGTGCTCAAAATGCTTGCCGAATACAAAACCAGCAAACAGATTGCTGATGAATTAAACATCCACTGGCGAACCGTTGATAATCATCGCGCCAATATCTGCCAGAAGTTGGGACTCAGCGGCAGCCACGCGCTGATGAAATTCGCGATTGAACACAAATCCGAAATTTAAGCCCGTAAGCATTAATCAGACCTTGGCTGAGGCAATAGATGGACTGGAATCGGAGCCTGTTTGAATACTTTTCAATCAAGCTCTTCCAAAATATAACCACCAACCTGATGTGAATCATTAACCCCTGCAATTTTCTGACGACAAGTAAAAAATGAGTAATATTACCTAAGAAAATTGTGTAATCCCCTTTATTCAAATTGCCTGTAAATTGTCGCATACTGGCGACGTGAGCAAACTGCTTAAGCTGTTGATTATTGATGACAGCCCCAGGTTTCGCAGGGCAATCAAGCAGGTTGTCAACGATCTTGTCAGTGAAATTCATGAATACTCTGATGGAGCGGATGCTTTGACGGCATATGCCGCGCACCGCCCTGATTGGGTCTTAATGGATATTCGTATGAAAAAGATCGACGGACTTTCAGCTACCCGTCAAATTAAAAAGTCATACCCGGATGCCCTTATTGCCATCATTTCAATCGGCAAAGATGAAGCAATCCGCGAGGCTGCGCTTTTGGCGGGCGCCTGTGCCTTTATCGCCAAGGACAATCTTTTTGAATTGCGGAATTTGCTCATCGAAAACCTTGAGAAACCAACAAAACCGACAGGATTGCAGTAGCCATTCGACATAACGCCTGTCAGCAAATCTATAACCTTGCCGCTACCGAAAAGATGCGGCAGGCAGTATCGTCAAGCACAATTAAAAATTAGTGACAGCCACCAATCTGGTTATTGAAAATATTTGCTTTCGATGAACACAAGACCGAAACCACTATTCACCAACCACCAAAATTTCGCCACAGGGAGAATCCGAAAATGAAATCTAATCCCCATTTCACACGGGTCATTTTATTAGCAGTTGTTTTAATCAGCGCGTGGTTATTGTCTCTCGCCGGTTTAAAACTGGTAAATGCCGATACCGGGATAATCGAAAACAGTACCTATCATTTTTCCAACTCAACCGATGCCGGAGACCTCGACCCGGCAATGTTTTACGCTGTCTATACCGTCGATAACCTCGGCGACACGGGAGCGGGGACAGGAACAACCGGAGATTTTCGTTATTGTCTGTCACAGGCGAATGCTGCGGGAGGAAGTAACACGATTAACTTCAGCGTGACGGGGACAATCAATTTATCGAGCGCGCTTCCGGCGATTAACAATGACCTGACGATTAATGGCCCGGGAGCGAATGCGTTGACTATCAATGGGAATAATTTCGCGGTGGTTTTTAATATTTCCACCAATAAGACCGTCAATATCAATGGCGTGACGATTACCGGTGGCAACGGCACCAGTCTGGTTGCCGGTGGCATAGATAATTCAGGCAACCTGACCCTCAACGGGTGTCACATTACTGGCAATGCGGGAAAATTTGCCGGCGGTTTACAGAACTTAGGCAGCTTAACCGTTCTCAACAGTACCTTCTCTAACAATACGGCTACACTTACGGGGTTTAACAACGGGGGCGGGATTTCGCAAAGCAATAATGGAGTGATGCTTGTAACCAACACGACGATTAGTGGAAATCAAGCAACCGCTTTTGGCAATGCCAATGGCGGCATCTTGATATTTGATGGAACGGCAGTCATAACCAACAGCACCATCACAGACAATAAAGGCGGGACGAACGATAGCGTCGGGGGCATAAGAAGAAACTTCGGTCTGGTGGTTGTGCGTAATTCGATTGTCGCGGCAAATCGCAACAATTCCACGGTGCCGGATGTTGGTGGCGGACTGACATCGCAGGGCTACAATCTGATTGGTAATGTCGGCGGCGAGGTGCTTTTTGATCAACCTGGTGATCAGACGGGAACCGGCGCTGCACCGCTTGACCCGCTTGTCGCCCCGCTCACCAATAACGGCGGAACCACACCCACCCATGCGCTTTATGGTGGCAGCCCTACAATTGATAAAGGTTTGAGTTTCGATTCAGTGATTGACCAACGTGGACTTGCACGCACCTTCGATGACCCGAATATCGCATCAGCCACCGGCGGCGATAATACGGACATCGGAGCTTATGAAGCCCAGACTGTTTTGCCATCATTTGGAAATTATCCCAACACCAGTGTGCCGTTAGGCGCGAATACGACCATCACGCCGAGCGCGCCGCCTTTTATGATGAGTCGCGTCAGTGTTTCAACATCAGCAAAATTTAAAGGGACGTTGACCGCCAATCCTGTGACCGGTGTAGTGCGGGTGACCAACGCCTATCCGTCAGGGATTTATACGCTAACCCTGAATGGATTCGGAGCCAACGGAGTGGGTAGGCGTTCGTTTACCCTGACGGTGCAAAGTGGCACGCCTTGCGAAAACCCTCTGGCTTTTACCTACGCGCCTGATGTTGCGCTCAACCCGTTTTCCAATTCGCTGGCGGTGGGGGATTTTAACGAAGACGGGCGTCAGGATTTTGTTGCCGGATATGATAGTCCCGACCCGGCTTCTGTACGCCTGGGTGATGGGGCAGGTAATTTTTCGGGTTCGACCACCGTTAGCGCCCAACCGTTTATTCGGGCAATTGTGGTGGGTGATTTTAACGAAGATGGCCATCAGGATTTGGGGCTTTCTAATAACAGTGTGCTTCGCAGTGTGTCCATTCGTCTTGGAGATGGAGCCGGAAATTTTTCAGGTACACTGAATGTGCCAACCGGAGCGATTCCAAATGCCGTGGCTATCGGAGATTTCAACGGTGATGGTCATCAGGATTTAGCCACAGCCAATGAAATTGATAATACGGTTTCAATTCGATTTGGAGATGGTCAGGGGAATTTTTCGGGCACTTCGGAAATAGCCGTAGGCGAACGTCCATACTCTATCGCGGTCAGTGATTTTAATGGTGATGGCAAGCTGGATTTTGCCACTGCGAATTTAAATGGGAATGCGGCTTCAGTTCGTTTGGGAAATGGCGCGGGCAGTTTTGCGAATGCTCCCGATATTGCGCTGGGTGGATTTCAACAATTTGTCGTTGCGGGTGATTTCAATAGCGATAATAAACCCGACCTCGCCATTGCGATGGTCAGCGTGAATGTCGTTGCCATTCGCCTCGGTGATGGCGCAGGTAATTTTTCGGGGATGACGAATGTCCCGGTCAGTTCAGGTCCAGCCTGCATCGCGCTTGGCGATTTCAATAATGACGCCAAACTCGATTTTGCGACCACCAATATTGGATTTGGTACGGTATCGGTGAGACTTGGTGATGGGTCGGGTAATTTCACAGGTTTTACTCCAACGAGCGAAGTAACCGTGAACCCCAACCCGCGATACCTGGCGGTTGCTGATTTTAATGGGGATGATTTCCAGGATTTTGTTGTTGTTCATTTCAACGCGCAGAATTCGGGAGCCATTCGTTTGAATAGCTCTTGTCCGCCACCCAATACGCCTCCGACAATCACAGCCGTCGCGCCATTATCGAGACAAAAGGCTGCGCCGGCGATCAACTCCAAAATTGCTGCGGTTAATGACGACGATCAAACGGCAAACACCTTAACAGTGACTGCGACACCTTTATCCGGGACTGGCGTTTCCATCACTAACATCAGCGTCGCGGTCAATGGTGATGTCACGGCTGATGTCACGGCTGATTGCGGCGCAACCAATTCGACTTTCACGCTAACCGTTAGCGATGCTCAGTTGGCTTCTGCCACAGAGACGCTTACGGTTAATGTGACGCCAGAGACCACGCCTCCAGCAATCGAATGTCCAGCGAATATCACTCAATCGACGGACTTGAATCAATGCTTGGCGGTTGTCAATTACACATTGCCTGCTGCAAATGATAATTGCCCCGGCGTAGGCACGGTGGTTTGTAGCCCGGCATCAGGTTCAAACTTTCAAAAGGGTGTGACAACGGTGACCTGCACCGTGAGTGATGCGAGCGGCAATCCCGCTTCTTGTTCATTCACCATAACGGTCAACGACACACAGGCTCCCAACATGCTCTGCCCGCCGAATATCACCATGCCGACAGATACAAATCTTTGTTCGGCAGCGGTTACTTATCCACCGCTTAATCCAACCGATAACTGTCCTGGAGTTGGCAGCGTCACCTGCACACCTGCCAGCGGGTCAACTTTCCAAAAGGGAATAACTACGGTCACCTGTTCGGTCAGCGATGCAAGTAACAACACAGCCGTTTGCACCTTCACGGTGACAATCAATGATACGCAAAATCCGACAATTACCTGTCCGACGAATATCACCCAATCAACCGACAGCGGGGTTTGCACAGCGGTTGTGAATTTTACGACGCCGACACCAGCGGATAATTGTCCGGGCGCGACCGTCGCTTGTGTTCCGGCAACCGGTTCAACGTTCAATAAAGGCATCACGACCATCACCTGTACCGCGACCGATACGTCGAACAATGCTGCGTCCTGCACCTTTACAGTAACCATTAATGATACGCAGCAGCCGACAATAAATTGTCCTGCGAATAAAACGGTCAGTACCGATGCTAATCAATGTTCGGCAGTGGTGACCTATACATCGGCGACCGCGACGGATAATTGTCCGGGTGTTGGAACCGTGACCTGCACCCCGCCATCGGGTTCAACCTTTCAAAAGGGAACGACTACGGTTACATGTTCAGTAAGCGACGCCGCAACCCCTACTGCGAATAGCGCGAGCTGTACATTCACGATAACGGTAAATGATACACAACCCCCAAGTATTGCCTGTCCTGCCCCCGTCACCGTGCCGACCACGTCAAATCAATGCTCGGCGGTGGTGACCTATACAATGCCAACCGGAACGGATAATTGTCCGGGTGTTGGGGCAGTGACTTGTGTGCCGCCGTCAGGTTCGACTTTTCCCAAAGGGATTACCTCGGTGACCTGTTCGGTTAGCGATGCCGCAGGCAATTCAACTAATTGTTCATTTGCGGTCACGGTTAACGACACGCAAAATCCTACGCTGAGTTGTCCTGCGAATATTACTCAAACGACAACGACAGGTTGTTTAACGGTGACCTACACAACCCCGACAGGCTCAGATAATTGTCCAGGCGTAGCGGTGAATTGTGTGCCGCCATCAGGAACCTGCTTTGCTGTTGGCACAACGACGGTCACCTGCACAGCGACCGATACCAGCAATAACAGCGCAAGCTGTTTGTTCACTGTGACAATTATCCCTTGCACTATTAGTTGCCCGGCGGATGTCGTGAAAGCCAATGATACGAATCAATGCGGCGCGTTAGTCAATTATCCGTCACCTTCAACGACGGGCAATTGCGGAACGGTGGTTTGCAGTCCGCCCACCGGGTCATTCTTTGCAAAAGGGGTGACAACCGTAAGTTGCACTACGACTGTGGGTCCGAGTTGTGCTTTCACGGTAACGGTTAATGATACGGAATCACCGGGCATCACTTGTCCGTCTAATATTTCGCAATCGACCGATGCAAATGTTTGTCAGGCAGTGGTGAATTACCCAACCCCGGCAGTAACCGATAATTGTTCCGGTGTTGGCGCAGTGGCTTGTTCGCCGGCATCGGGGGCGACATTTACTAAGGGCACGACGACAGTGAATTGTTCAGTAAGTGATGCTGCGGGGAATTCGGCTGCCTGCTCATTCACCATAACCGTGAATGACACACAGCAACCGAATATGACTTGTCCGGCAAATATCACAACCGCTACAGCGCCGAATCAATGCCAGGCAAGCGTCAGTTATCAAACTCCGGTGGCAACCGATAATTGTCCGGGCGTCGGCGGTGTCACTTGCCTGCCAAATTCGGGCAGCGTTTTTGCCAAGGGAGTGACGACGGTGACTTGTACCGTGAGCGATGCGGCTGGCAATACGCGGACGTGTTCATTTACGGTTACGGTAAATGATATGCAACCGCCGGGTATCGTTTGCCCTGCGAATCTCACGGTTCCCACTTTGCCTGATCTTTGCGCAGCGACAGTGAATTATCAAACGCCTATGGCAACGGATAACTGTCCGGGCATAACCATTGCCTGTGTGCCACCGAGCGGGGCGAGTTTCCCGAAAGGCACAACGATGGTGGCGTGTACGGCGACCGATGCCAGCGGCAACAAATCGAGTTGCAGTTTCACGATAACCATCAATGATACACAAGCCCCGACGATTAGCTGTCCGCAAAACATCACCGCACCGATAGCGCCGAATCAGAGTTGTGTGGTGGTGAACTACCCGGCACCGCAAGTGAGTGATAACTGTCCTGGCGAGAGTGTGGTGTGTGTGCCGCCATCGGGGAGTTGTTTCGGCTTAGGCGTGACGACGGTGAGTTGCACGGCGACCGATGCCAGCGGCAACACGGCGAATTGTTCCTTCGTAGTAACGACCTTTGACATCTGCATTCAGGATGACAGCAATGCGACAACGGTGTTGTTACTCAACAGCCTGACGGGCGATTATGTGTTCTGTTGTGGCGTCGATAAATACTTCGGCAAGGGCACCGTGACCAAGCGGGGCGGGGTGATCACCCTGACACATAATCCTTCGGATAGGCGTGTGCTTGCCACTATCAATCAAAGTGTGAGGACAGCAACAGGTAGTTTGCAATCGCCTCCGGGAACGCTTCAATGTTCTATCGCCGATAGAAATATTCTGGATAATTCCTGTAACTGCACACTCCCCAACAACCGCAGACCATGAACAATTAATCAAAAAGTTGAGAGGTGTAAAATACAAGGTCATTCGGGGTGGCTTGTTGCCACCCTGATTTATTTTAAAGCCATTAAC from the Acidobacteriota bacterium genome contains:
- a CDS encoding response regulator transcription factor, translated to MSSQLSTTARDAAKPIKVAIIEDQRDIRECLTFLVNGTEGFHCTGSFRTMEEALDKIGFALPDVVLSDIALPGMNGIKGVKLLKERYPDLLILMITIYDDDERVFDAICAGACGYLLKKTPPGKLIESIREAVDGGAPMTPEIALRVIKLFREIRPPERANYELTPHETRLLKLFVEGHNYKTAARELGVSINTINFHVRNVYAKLQVHSRSEAVAKALRDRLI
- a CDS encoding DinB family protein codes for the protein MNKQALLGQRQYFDMVHGVTLRAIGQLSDQDLDFRPQPEMRSIRELVYHIYSFEKLVGECVRSGKIPTEAEAAANPEKESAKAALAGLTTVAKLQDYASNCHKIANETVNAITDEELSRLIDAPYGSFPAWQYFAFAYDEHWHHRGQLYTYIRLLGKAPLMLYDYENNPA
- a CDS encoding YafY family protein, encoding MNRTDRLLALVFELQRGGIRRAEDLAEKFSITKRTVYRDIQALCETGVPVISLPGQGYALMEGYFLPPLSFSTDEATMLILGSHFVADHFDSQYKTAAQSASRKIETVLSTKRREEVRFLQNSIELVPMGVNHEENDNLRKLRRAIIESRTTHIVYNGRYSPEQSSREVDPYGLVHYTGNWYLVAHCHLRQAFRNFRLDRIESLTLLDKTFIRPADFTLEQIERDERQIIIRALFDKAIENWVREWRSYYVDEMQSTAEGLLVTLRVHHENEVWNWLMSWGAQVQILEPESLRFRVIDEAEKILKKNLRAKKMLT
- a CDS encoding response regulator transcription factor, whose protein sequence is MENNIRILIADDHPIFRKGLRQVIEMESGMKVVAEAENGKRALEQIREARPDVAVLDIHMPEMSGFELVQALRAQGLAVEIIFLTMHKAEDMFNAAIDNGVKGYVLKDSAVTDIVGSIKAVMQGQPYISPQLSGFLLNRSARADSLRREKPQLDDLTPAERRVLKMLAEYKTSKQIADELNIHWRTVDNHRANICQKLGLSGSHALMKFAIEHKSEI
- a CDS encoding two-component regulator propeller domain-containing protein, whose protein sequence is MTNRFYIALTGFILSGWVCSYALSQSVKFSTLNTGTPSTGTSLRESHTPPGNKNSPRRSQLSPYHFDVWTTDNGLPQNSINSILQSRDGYLWFTTYDGLVRYDGVQFTVFNAGNTPELKSSRFSHLFEDRDGYLWVNTEANQLIRYKDGEFVTFSKEDGLTGTLILQIRQDEGSPLLVHSESDVVYLKDGRFFAQDPSSPRLYNDFGYPVRSGAVWHLDETGLHRLEQGRVTAHAWISGLTSRDIKVVFEDRQGVLWVGASRGLLLRFKDGAFNYYSQKDGLPDNRINVLCDDRQGNLWIGTSNGGVYRFKDNQFTSYTTTNGLAGNEILSLYEDREGILWIGSTGGLSRLRDNIITSYAVEDGLTANNTYPICLDNEGTIWIGTWPGLTKYQAGIFTRCGEQYGVAKELVTSLMRDKEGSMWIGCWGGGARRYQDGVVTAYMMKDGLPDNVVRAIRQDKQGTIWIGTQNGLAKYQQGAFTIYTTKDGLPGNTINVIYEDRDGHLWIGTQSGVCQLKDGQFSSYAGIDGLSGHIIRAIYEDRDGVFWFGTYDAGLVRYKDGNFTRITVKEGLFNNGVFQILEDAKSNFWMSCNLGIYRVNKGELNDYAEGRGKTVTAIPYGKRDGMLNSECNGGGQPAGVAALDGKLWFPTQGGVAVVDPEAVPISAQPPSVMIEKFLVDNRATSFRQFVEIPADTENFEIHYTGLSFIMSERLKFKYQLEGWDTDWVDADTRRVAYYTHVTPGRYTFRVIAANRDGVWNLQGASVQLHLVPPFWKTGWFYSLVLVSAAGLIWLSIWLRIKRLEKARLAQEAFSQQLIKSQESERQRIAAELHDSLGQHLLIIKNSALLGLHLSQPEARGREQLDDISATASQAIEEVREISYNLRPYQLDDLGLSKAIESIIAKVAASCEIEIISQIPSLDGRFLPEAEINLYRIIQECLNNIVKHSAATQAKIIIETNGQLIELFIQDNGRGFNIEKKLGQEREGFGLQGIAERARMLGAKLDIQSTVGQGTTVTLGIEANNRRYGK
- a CDS encoding response regulator transcription factor, whose product is MSKLLKLLIIDDSPRFRRAIKQVVNDLVSEIHEYSDGADALTAYAAHRPDWVLMDIRMKKIDGLSATRQIKKSYPDALIAIISIGKDEAIREAALLAGACAFIAKDNLFELRNLLIENLEKPTKPTGLQ